From a single Callithrix jacchus isolate 240 chromosome 5, calJac240_pri, whole genome shotgun sequence genomic region:
- the SLC16A6 gene encoding monocarboxylate transporter 7 yields MTQNKLKLCSKANVYTQVPDGGWGWAVAVSFFFIEVFTYGIIKTFGVFFNDLMDSFNESNSRISWIISICVFVLTFSAPLATVLSNCFGHRLVVMLGGLLVSTGMVAASFSQEVSHMYVAIGIISGLGYCFSFLPTVTILSQYFGKRRSIVTAVASTGECFAVFAFAPAIMALKENIGWRYSLLFVGLLQLNIVIFGALLRPIIIRGPESPKVVIQENRKEAQYMLENEKTRTSIDSIDSGVELTTSPKNVPSHTNTELELKADMQQVLVKASPKPSEKKAPLLDFSILKEKSFICYALFGLFATLGFFAPSLYIIPLGISLGIDQDRAAFLLSTMAITEVFGRIGAGFVLNREPIRKIYIELICVILLTVSLFAFTFATEFWGLMSCSIFFGFMVGTIGGTHIPLLAEDDVVGIEKMSSAAGVYIFIQSISGLAGPPLAGLLVDHSKIYSRAFYSCAAGMALAAVCLALVRPCKVGLCPRPHSGETKVVSHRGKTLEDIPEDFLEMDLAKNEHRVQVQMEPV; encoded by the exons ATGAcccaaaataaattaaagctTTGTTCCAAAGCCAACGTGTATACTCAAGTGCCTGATGGAGGATGGGGCTGGGCGGtagctgtttcatttttcttcattgaagTCTTCACCTACGGCATCATCAAGACATTTGGTGTCTTCTTTAATGACTTAATGGACAGTTTTAATGAATCCAACAGCAGAATCTCATGGATAATCTCAATCTGTGTGTTTGTCTTAACCTTTTCAG CTCCCCTCGCCACAGTCCTGAGCAACTGTTTCGGACACCGTCTGGTGGTGATGCTGGGGGGGCTGCTTGTCAGCACCGGCATGGTGGCTGCCTCCTTCTCACAAGAAGTTTCTCATATGTATGTCGCCATCGGCATCATCTCTG GTTTGGGATACTGCTTTAGTTTTCTCCCAACTGTAACCATCCTGTCACAATATTTTGGCAAAAGACGTTCCATTGTCACTGCTGTTGCTTCCACAGGAGAATGTTTTGCTGTGTTTGCTTTCGCACCAG CAATCATGGCTCTGAAGGAGAACATTGGCTGGAGATACAGCCTCCTCTTCGTGGGCCTACTACAGTTAAACATTGTCATCTTTGGAGCTCTGCTCAGACCAATCATCATCAGAGGACCAGAGTCACCAAAAGTAGTCATCCAGGAAAATCGGAAGGAAGCTCAGTATATGCTTGAGAATGAGAAAACACGAACCTCAATAGACTCCATTGACTCAGGAGTAGAACTAACTACCTCACCTAAAAATGTGCCTAGCCATACTAACACAGAACTGGAGCTGAAGGCTGACATGCAGCAGGTCCTGGTAAAGGCCAGCCCCAAGCCAAGTGAAAAGAAAGCCCCGCTATTAGACTTCTccattttgaaagagaaaagttttatttgttaTGCATTATTTGGTCTGTTTGCAACACTGGGATTCTTCGCACCTTCCTTGTACATCATTCCTTTGGGCATTAGTCTGGGCATCGACCAGGACCGCGCTGCTTTTTTATTATCTACGATGGCCATCACAGAAGTTTTCGGGAGGATCGGAGCTGGTTTTGTCCTCAACAGAGAGCCCATTCGTAAGATTTACATTGAGCTCATCTGCGTCATCTTACTGACTGTGTCTCTGTTTGCCTTTACTTTTGCTACTGAATTCTGGGGTCTAATGTCCTGTAGCATATTTTTCGGGTTTATGGTTGGGACAATAGGAGGAACCCACATTCCACTGCTTGCTGAAGATGATGTAGTGGGCATTGAGAAGATGTCTTCAGCAGCTGGGGTCTACATCTTCATTCAGAGCATATCAGGACTGGCTGGACCACCCCTTGCAG gtttgttGGTGGACCACAGTAAGATCTACAGCAGGGCCTTCTACTCCTGTGCAGCTGGCATGGCCCTGGCTGCTGTGTGCCTCGCCCTGGTGAGACCATGCAAGGTGGGACTGTGCCCACGTCCTCATTCAGGTGAAACAAAGGTAGTGAGCCATCGTGGGAAGACTTTAGAGGACATACCTGAAGACTTTCTGGAAATGGATCTTGCAAAAAATGAGCACAGAGTTCAGGTGCAAATGGAGCCGGTATGA
- the AMZ2 gene encoding archaemetzincin-2, translating to MQIVRHSQQTLKTALISKNPVLVSQYENLDAGEQRLMNEAFQPASDLFGPITLHSQSDWITSHPEAPQDFEQFFSDPYRKIPSPDKHSIYIQSIGSLGNTRIISEEYIKWLQGYCKAYFYGLRVKLLEPVPVSATKCSFRVNENTQNLQIHAGDILKFLKKKKPEDAFCIVGITMIDLYPRDSWNFVFGQASLTDGVGIFSFARYGSDFYSLRCEGKVKKLKKTSSSDYSIFDNYYIPEITSVLLLRSCKTLTHEIGHIFGLRHCQWLACLMQGSNHLEEADRRPLNLCPICLRKLQCAIGFSIVERYKALVQWIDDESAGTPGATPKHSREDNGNLLKPMEAFKEWKEWIIKCLTVLQK from the exons ATGCAGATAGTACGGCACTCTCAGCAGACGCTAAAAACAGCTCTCATCTCAAAGAACCCAGTGCTTGTGTCGCAGTATGAGAACTTAGATGCTGGGGAACAGCGTTTAATGAATGAAGCCTTCCAGCCAGCCAGTGATCTCTTTGGACCCATTACCTTGCATTCTCAATCAGATTGGATCACCTCCCACCCTGAGGCCCCCCAAGACTTTGAACAGTTCTTCAGTGATCCTTACAGAAAGATACCCTCTCCAGACAAACACAGTATTTATATACAGTCCATTG GATCTCTAGGAAACACCAGGATTATCAGTGAAGAATATATTAAATGGCTGCAGGGCTATTGTAAAGCATATTTCTATGGCTTGAGAGTAAAACTCCTAGAACCAGTTCCTGTTTCTGCAACAAAATGTTCCTTTAGAGTTAATGAGAACACACAAAACCTACAAATTCATGCAG ggGACATCCTGAagttcttgaaaaagaagaaacctgAAGATGCCTTCTGCATTGTGGGAATAACAATGATTGATCTTTACCCAAGAGACTCCTGGAATTTTGTCTTCGGACAGGCCTCTTTGACAGATG GTGTGGGGATATTCAGTTTTGCCAGGTATGGCAGTGATTTTTATAGCTTGCGCTGTGAAGGCAAAGTGAAGAAGCTCAAGAAAACATCTTCGAGTGACTATTCAATTTTTGACAACTATTATATTCCAGAAATAACTAGTGTTTTACTGCTTCGATCCTGTAAG ACTTTAACCCATGAGATTGGACACATATTTGGACTGCGACACTGCCAGTGGCTTGCATGCCTAATGCAAGGCTCTAACCACTTGGAAGAAGCTGACCGGCGCCCTCTAAACCTTTGCCCTATCTGTTTGCGCAAGTTGCAGTGTGCTATTGGCTTCAGCATTGTAGAAAGATACAAA GCACTGGTGCAGTGGATTGATGATGAATCTGCTGGCACACCTGGAGCAACTCCAAAACACAGTCGTGAGGATAATGGGAATTTACTAAAACCCATGGAAGCCTTTAAGGAATGGAAGGAGTGGATAATAAAATGCTTGACTGTTCTCCAAAAATAA